A single genomic interval of Bacteroidetes bacterium GWF2_43_63 harbors:
- a CDS encoding ferredoxin, whose amino-acid sequence MSLTIEINGNKYEAAQGETILTVLNRNGIKVPTLCHMKDFVPTGACRMCVVELEGNGKLVSSCSFPISDGMKIRTHSPKVVEARKTIVELLLSNHPDDCLYCIRNSNCELQSLSKEYHVVDRRIRGVKNNHKMDHSSLSITRDPDKCILCGRCVRVCEETMGVSCIEYINRGSKTVIGATMNKGLNTSSCVNCGRCVMVCPTGALSERNQTAEVQNMLYQTEKTVVVQYAPSISVSLAEEFGMKPGQDINGILNAALRKMGFKYVFDTTYGADLTIMEESAELIDRIVKGKTLPMFTSCCPAWVKYAEEFAPDFIKNLSSCKSPQQMTGAIIKNYFAQQVNLKPQDIISVSIMPCTAKKFEAQRDTMGREGYNDVDVVLTTRELIELIKLYGIDMHQIEPQLTDSPMGVRSTAGKIFGASGGVMEAALRTAYKTLTGNELTNFKITAVRGLKGRKEAKIKINDLELGVAVVSGLANAGELVEEIRNGRTDIHFIEVMTCPGGCIAGGGQRIGIDESVIEARMKSLYEIDDKESLKVSHKNPEIIELYDKFLGEPLGHKSHELLHTHYIKREVLL is encoded by the coding sequence ATGAGCCTGACAATAGAAATAAACGGAAATAAATACGAGGCCGCTCAGGGCGAAACCATTCTGACAGTCCTCAACCGCAATGGCATCAAGGTGCCAACGCTGTGTCACATGAAAGATTTTGTTCCAACTGGTGCCTGCCGCATGTGTGTGGTAGAGCTCGAAGGAAACGGAAAATTAGTAAGTTCATGTTCATTCCCGATTTCTGACGGAATGAAAATCAGAACACATTCGCCAAAAGTTGTTGAAGCACGTAAAACCATTGTTGAATTGCTGCTTTCCAACCACCCGGATGACTGTCTGTATTGCATCCGCAACAGCAATTGCGAACTGCAGAGTCTTTCAAAAGAATATCATGTGGTCGATCGTCGCATTCGCGGCGTAAAGAACAACCATAAAATGGATCATTCCAGTTTGAGCATTACACGCGATCCGGACAAATGTATTTTGTGCGGCCGTTGTGTTCGTGTTTGCGAAGAAACCATGGGTGTTTCCTGTATTGAATACATCAACCGCGGCAGCAAAACAGTGATTGGTGCAACAATGAACAAAGGTCTCAACACATCGAGCTGTGTCAATTGCGGCCGTTGTGTGATGGTTTGCCCGACCGGTGCTTTATCGGAACGCAACCAAACAGCAGAGGTTCAGAATATGCTCTATCAAACTGAGAAAACTGTTGTAGTACAATATGCTCCATCTATTTCTGTGTCATTAGCAGAAGAATTCGGAATGAAACCCGGACAGGATATCAATGGTATTCTCAATGCTGCTTTACGAAAAATGGGTTTCAAATATGTGTTTGATACAACCTATGGCGCAGACCTCACCATCATGGAAGAGTCAGCTGAGCTGATTGACCGGATTGTCAAAGGCAAAACATTGCCAATGTTCACCAGTTGCTGCCCGGCCTGGGTCAAATATGCCGAAGAATTTGCACCCGATTTTATTAAAAATCTTTCCAGTTGCAAATCACCACAGCAAATGACAGGTGCTATTATCAAGAACTATTTTGCACAGCAGGTAAATCTGAAACCTCAGGATATTATTTCAGTATCCATCATGCCTTGTACTGCAAAAAAATTCGAAGCACAGCGCGATACCATGGGACGTGAAGGTTACAACGATGTTGATGTTGTACTCACCACCCGTGAACTTATTGAACTGATAAAACTGTACGGCATTGATATGCATCAGATTGAACCCCAACTGACCGATTCTCCAATGGGCGTGCGCAGTACAGCCGGTAAAATTTTCGGTGCTTCGGGGGGTGTGATGGAAGCTGCTTTGCGTACTGCATACAAGACACTGACAGGCAATGAACTCACCAATTTCAAGATAACAGCCGTTCGTGGTTTGAAAGGACGTAAAGAAGCAAAGATCAAAATAAATGACCTAGAATTGGGGGTCGCTGTTGTTAGCGGTCTTGCCAATGCAGGCGAACTGGTAGAAGAAATCAGAAATGGCCGCACTGACATTCATTTCATTGAAGTGATGACATGCCCCGGTGGATGTATTGCCGGTGGTGGTCAGCGCATCGGTATTGATGAATCAGTCATCGAAGCCCGCATGAAATCATTATACGAAATCGATGATAAAGAGTCTTTGAAAGTGTCGCATAAAAATCCTGAGATCATTGAATTGTACGATAAATTTTTGGGAGAGCCTCTGGGTCACAAGAGCCATGAACTTCTCCATACTCATTATATCAAACGCGAGGTACTATTGTAA
- a CDS encoding [FeFe] hydrogenase H-cluster radical SAM maturase HydG — translation MKFTPEKYNIPDVPMQPFLDAQEIQNYLDKTISTPERVREIIAKSLSKLRLNLEETAVLVNTTDPALIEEIKEGARELKKRIYGNRIVLFAPLYIGNKCENNCLYCGFRASNKAAERVTLSDEEIVQEVESLEDNGQKRLILVYGEHAQYNPEFIAHTVRIAYSVKKNNGEIRRLNINAAPLDIEGFKVVKAANIGTYQIFQETYHPEAYKTYHLRGKKADYSYRLTSLDRAQEAGIDDVGIGALFGLYDWRFEVLGLVRHTNHLEACYNVGPHTISFPRIKDASMLELGDKYFVNDQDFARLVAILRLAVPYTGMILTAREPVEVRNELLQYGVSQIDGGTKLELGSYATHDDHEQNLNKGQFRINDNRTLSEVISELLDQNMIPSFCTACYRLGRTGEHFMEFSVPGFIKRFCTPNAILTLAEYLVDYGNEINKEKGWALIEKELAALSNADEVRKRIEEIKNGKRDLYF, via the coding sequence ATGAAATTTACACCAGAAAAATACAATATCCCGGATGTGCCTATGCAGCCCTTTTTGGATGCACAGGAAATTCAGAATTATCTTGACAAAACCATCTCCACGCCGGAGAGAGTCAGGGAAATTATTGCAAAATCGCTGTCAAAACTGCGTCTGAATCTTGAAGAAACCGCCGTGCTTGTCAATACTACCGATCCGGCTCTGATTGAGGAAATCAAAGAAGGAGCACGGGAGCTGAAAAAACGGATTTACGGAAACCGCATTGTTCTTTTTGCGCCCCTTTATATTGGTAATAAATGCGAGAACAACTGCCTCTACTGTGGCTTTCGTGCTTCGAACAAAGCGGCCGAACGCGTCACTCTTTCCGACGAGGAAATCGTACAGGAAGTTGAATCGCTCGAAGACAATGGACAAAAGCGGCTTATTCTTGTGTATGGCGAACATGCACAATACAATCCTGAATTCATTGCTCATACAGTTCGCATTGCCTATTCCGTAAAAAAGAATAATGGCGAAATTCGTCGTCTCAATATTAATGCAGCTCCGCTTGACATTGAAGGATTCAAAGTAGTGAAGGCAGCTAATATAGGAACATACCAGATTTTTCAGGAAACCTATCATCCCGAAGCGTATAAAACGTATCATCTTCGTGGCAAAAAAGCCGATTACAGTTATCGTCTAACATCGCTCGACCGCGCTCAGGAAGCCGGAATTGACGATGTTGGCATAGGCGCTTTATTCGGCCTGTACGACTGGCGCTTCGAAGTCTTAGGTTTGGTGCGACATACAAATCATCTCGAGGCTTGCTACAATGTAGGGCCTCATACGATTTCGTTTCCCCGTATCAAGGATGCATCTATGCTTGAGCTTGGCGACAAGTATTTTGTAAATGATCAGGATTTTGCCAGACTTGTTGCGATTCTCCGACTGGCAGTGCCTTATACCGGAATGATTCTGACGGCACGCGAACCAGTTGAAGTGAGAAACGAGCTTTTACAATATGGCGTGTCGCAGATTGATGGCGGAACCAAGCTTGAACTTGGCAGCTATGCAACTCACGACGACCATGAGCAAAACCTGAATAAAGGTCAGTTCAGAATTAATGATAACCGTACGCTTAGCGAAGTGATTTCAGAATTGCTCGATCAGAATATGATTCCTTCTTTCTGCACGGCATGTTATCGCTTAGGCAGAACCGGAGAGCATTTCATGGAGTTTTCGGTTCCCGGTTTTATCAAGCGCTTTTGTACACCTAATGCTATTTTGACATTGGCTGAATACCTGGTGGATTACGGTAACGAAATAAATAAAGAAAAAGGCTGGGCTTTGATTGAAAAAGAGCTGGCTGCACTATCAAACGCTGATGAAGTGCGTAAACGCATCGAAGAAATCAAAAACGGTAAACGCGATTTGTATTTCTAA
- a CDS encoding [FeFe] hydrogenase H-cluster maturation GTPase HydF — protein MNKGKDLKPHIGIFGRRNNGKSSFINVMTGQDVAIVSEHPGTTTDPVKKSVEIFGIGPVIMIDTAGIDDTGDLGEKRINKSLQALKTVDCGVLLIAGNRFGSHEIKLINEFKKSDIPFIVVHNKCDVEPLSAETRKEISGQTDALIIEFSARTKKGFDDVVDALKQSIPDKSYMFKSLIGDIISEGDYVLLVTPIDSEAPEGRMILPQQMAIRDILDNNAICIVLRETELERFFKTSCIRPALVVTDSQAFGFVKSIVPEDIPLTSFSIVFSRLKGDFENFVKGTRTIGELEDGDKILILESCTHHVSCDDIGRVKIPMWLSKFTGKKLYFTIISGLGDLPENCKDYKLVIQCGGCMVTRKQVLNRLKPFSENEVSITNYGMAIAYLNGIFERALQPFCNNDCEKQ, from the coding sequence ATGAATAAAGGAAAAGACCTTAAGCCGCACATCGGCATATTTGGCCGCCGTAACAACGGTAAAAGTTCGTTCATCAATGTGATGACCGGACAAGATGTGGCTATTGTTTCCGAACACCCTGGCACTACTACCGATCCTGTGAAAAAATCGGTCGAGATTTTCGGTATCGGTCCGGTGATTATGATTGATACAGCTGGCATTGATGACACCGGAGATCTGGGCGAAAAGCGCATCAACAAATCGTTACAGGCACTCAAGACCGTCGATTGCGGCGTGTTGCTGATTGCAGGAAACAGATTCGGATCGCATGAAATAAAACTGATTAATGAATTCAAAAAAAGCGATATTCCTTTTATTGTTGTTCACAATAAATGTGATGTAGAGCCACTTTCAGCTGAAACAAGAAAAGAGATATCTGGTCAGACCGATGCTTTAATTATTGAATTCAGTGCCAGAACAAAAAAAGGTTTTGATGATGTCGTGGATGCCTTAAAGCAAAGCATTCCAGACAAATCGTACATGTTTAAGTCGCTTATTGGCGATATCATTAGTGAAGGCGATTATGTATTGTTGGTAACGCCTATCGATTCTGAAGCTCCGGAAGGACGCATGATATTGCCGCAGCAAATGGCAATTCGCGATATACTTGACAACAACGCGATTTGTATTGTGCTACGCGAGACAGAACTGGAGCGCTTTTTCAAAACAAGCTGCATCAGGCCGGCATTGGTAGTGACCGATAGTCAGGCTTTTGGATTTGTGAAAAGCATTGTACCCGAAGACATCCCGCTGACTAGCTTCAGCATTGTGTTTTCGCGTTTGAAAGGTGATTTTGAAAACTTTGTAAAAGGCACGCGAACGATTGGTGAACTTGAGGACGGAGATAAAATTCTGATTCTCGAATCGTGCACACATCATGTAAGTTGCGATGACATCGGACGAGTAAAGATTCCGATGTGGCTTTCGAAATTCACAGGAAAGAAATTATATTTCACCATTATTTCCGGCCTTGGTGATTTGCCGGAGAATTGTAAGGACTACAAACTGGTGATACAATGCGGAGGCTGCATGGTGACCCGCAAGCAGGTGCTGAACAGACTAAAACCATTTTCGGAAAATGAGGTTTCCATAACTAACTACGGGATGGCGATAGCTTATCTGAACGGTATCTTCGAGCGGGCACTGCAGCCCTTCTGCAATAATGACTGCGAAAAACAGTAA
- a CDS encoding [FeFe] hydrogenase H-cluster radical SAM maturase HydE codes for MIDGIFSGNLDFEKIKHLLSLEDGKEIQKLMDKARATRDNTIGNKVYLRGLIEYSNRCAKNCFYCGIRAGNTNAVRYQVSDEEVLEAAKYALDHRYGSIVLQSGERSDKEFTSHISSLIQKIHHHTGNNLRITLSCGEQSEEVYREWYRLGAQRYLLRIEASNSELYSKLHPSDHSFSDRMKSLKTLMDIGFQTGTGVMIGLPFQTIDDLAKDLLFIRDSGVVMVGMGPYIAHEDTPLYQYKDALISVEKRMELALKMIAVLRLMRPTINIASTTALQTLDEHGRELGLRAGANVIMPNITPVSFKKEYNLYEGKPGLHDEPDEVGETIERLIISAGCEVGWSEWGDSKFYSSKR; via the coding sequence ATGATTGACGGGATTTTCAGCGGTAATCTTGATTTTGAAAAAATCAAACATCTGCTTTCTCTTGAAGACGGGAAAGAGATTCAAAAGCTGATGGACAAAGCCCGTGCAACCAGAGACAACACGATTGGCAACAAAGTATATCTGCGCGGCTTGATTGAGTATTCCAATCGATGTGCGAAAAACTGCTTCTACTGCGGTATTCGTGCTGGCAATACAAATGCTGTCCGCTATCAGGTGAGCGATGAAGAAGTTCTGGAGGCTGCAAAATACGCGCTCGATCATCGCTATGGATCTATTGTTTTGCAATCGGGTGAGCGCAGTGATAAGGAATTTACTTCGCATATTTCTTCGCTGATTCAGAAAATTCATCACCATACCGGAAACAATTTACGAATTACTCTTTCATGCGGCGAACAAAGCGAAGAAGTGTATCGTGAATGGTACCGACTGGGAGCCCAGCGGTATTTGCTACGAATCGAAGCGTCAAATTCCGAATTGTATTCAAAACTTCATCCGTCGGATCATAGTTTTTCTGACCGCATGAAGAGTCTGAAAACGCTCATGGATATTGGCTTTCAGACGGGCACCGGTGTGATGATCGGATTGCCGTTTCAAACCATTGATGACCTTGCAAAGGACTTGCTTTTTATCCGCGATTCCGGGGTTGTGATGGTGGGCATGGGACCTTACATTGCTCATGAAGACACGCCGTTATATCAATATAAAGATGCACTCATTTCTGTTGAAAAACGAATGGAGCTTGCGCTTAAAATGATTGCAGTTCTGCGCCTGATGCGGCCTACAATAAATATTGCTTCAACAACCGCGTTGCAGACTCTTGATGAACATGGTCGCGAACTGGGACTCAGAGCGGGCGCCAATGTTATCATGCCGAATATTACACCGGTTTCTTTTAAAAAGGAATATAATCTGTACGAAGGCAAACCCGGGCTGCACGACGAGCCCGATGAAGTAGGGGAGACCATCGAAAGACTCATTATCAGCGCTGGCTGCGAAGTCGGCTGGAGCGAGTGGGGCGATTCGAAATTTTATTCCAGCAAAAGATAA
- a CDS encoding hydrogenase expression/formation protein HypE yields the protein MEKNILLGHGSGGRLSHELIEKIFYKHFSNPVLGQQSDSAVVPCEGEMLSFTTDSYVVTPVFFNGGNIGKLAVCGTVNDLAVSGATPKYISSAFIIEEGLSAEELETIVATMAEEARKAGVIIATGDTKVVNKGQCDKVFINTAGIGFMEPKYKEIGTGKLIQVGDKILINGSIADHGMTIMAARNFGNFNTNIKSDCASLNQMIKAILDAGCKVKFMRDATRGGIATVLCEMAEHNNIGVLVHEEAVVINENVRGMCELLGFDPFYVANEGKIVMVVDDTDADKALQIIKNNEFGKEASIIGEITEEHKGKAVLKTSIGGTRIIDMLAGEQLPRIC from the coding sequence ATGGAAAAAAATATTTTACTCGGACACGGAAGCGGCGGCCGTTTGTCGCACGAACTAATCGAAAAGATTTTTTACAAACATTTCAGCAACCCTGTACTCGGCCAACAGAGCGATTCTGCAGTTGTTCCTTGCGAAGGGGAAATGCTGTCGTTTACTACGGATTCGTATGTGGTTACTCCGGTATTTTTCAATGGCGGCAACATCGGAAAGCTGGCCGTATGCGGCACAGTGAACGATCTGGCGGTATCCGGTGCAACACCGAAATACATCAGTTCGGCATTTATTATCGAAGAAGGTCTGTCCGCTGAAGAACTTGAAACCATTGTTGCCACTATGGCCGAAGAAGCCCGGAAAGCAGGCGTTATAATCGCTACAGGCGATACCAAAGTGGTGAATAAAGGTCAGTGCGACAAAGTTTTTATAAACACTGCCGGTATCGGATTTATGGAACCGAAGTATAAAGAAATCGGCACAGGTAAACTGATTCAGGTTGGCGATAAAATTCTGATCAATGGCAGCATTGCCGATCACGGCATGACCATTATGGCGGCACGCAATTTTGGAAATTTCAATACCAATATAAAATCAGATTGCGCCTCGCTGAATCAAATGATCAAAGCCATTCTTGATGCTGGCTGCAAAGTGAAATTCATGCGCGATGCCACGCGGGGCGGTATTGCTACGGTGCTTTGCGAAATGGCTGAGCACAACAATATTGGTGTACTTGTTCACGAAGAAGCAGTAGTAATAAACGAAAACGTGCGTGGTATGTGCGAACTGCTTGGATTCGATCCGTTCTATGTGGCCAATGAAGGAAAAATCGTGATGGTAGTTGATGATACAGATGCGGACAAAGCATTGCAAATAATAAAGAACAATGAATTCGGAAAAGAAGCTTCCATTATCGGAGAAATCACCGAAGAACACAAAGGCAAAGCAGTGTTGAAAACCAGCATTGGCGGTACGCGCATTATTGATATGCTGGCTGGTGAACAGCTGCCGAGAATCTGCTAA
- a CDS encoding hydrogenase formation protein HypD, translating into MKYIDEYRDKELVDKLVHQIRTISKKDIVLMEVCGGHTWAIQKYGIPSLMPENIRLISGPGCPVCVTDRRFLDHAVALSRIPDVIITTYGDLIRVPGSSSTLAEEKSKGADVRIVYSILDALKIAKENPSKKIVFLGVGFETTTPPSAAGLINAKKENLKNFFLLSSHKIMPPAMGALIDEGVAINGYIAPGHVSVITGTSIYEPLPVNYKVGCVVAGFEPVDILQTIYMLVKQHENNDYKVEIQYSRAVTKEGNVKAQEAIKEVFELRDEWWRGLGTLPKSGLGINEKYAAFDAERMIPVEIEPTREDKGCICGEILKGLKKPNDCKLFGTACTTSNPVGACMVSHEGACNAYFRFNK; encoded by the coding sequence ATGAAATACATCGACGAATACCGCGACAAAGAACTGGTGGACAAACTGGTACATCAAATCAGGACCATCAGTAAAAAAGACATTGTGCTGATGGAGGTCTGCGGCGGCCATACATGGGCCATTCAGAAATACGGCATTCCATCGCTGATGCCCGAAAATATACGTCTGATCTCAGGTCCCGGCTGCCCGGTGTGTGTCACCGACCGCCGCTTTCTCGATCATGCCGTGGCACTGAGCCGCATTCCGGATGTTATCATTACAACGTACGGCGATCTGATTCGTGTACCCGGCTCCAGCTCTACACTTGCTGAAGAAAAAAGCAAAGGCGCCGATGTCCGCATTGTCTATTCCATTCTCGATGCATTGAAAATAGCGAAAGAAAATCCGTCAAAAAAAATAGTGTTTCTGGGTGTCGGTTTCGAGACCACAACGCCTCCCAGTGCCGCCGGCCTCATCAATGCAAAAAAAGAAAATCTCAAAAACTTCTTTCTGCTGAGCTCGCACAAAATCATGCCGCCCGCTATGGGAGCGCTGATTGACGAAGGGGTTGCCATCAATGGTTACATTGCTCCGGGCCATGTGAGTGTTATTACCGGTACTTCCATTTACGAGCCACTACCTGTCAACTATAAGGTGGGATGTGTTGTTGCTGGCTTCGAGCCGGTCGATATTCTGCAGACCATTTACATGCTTGTGAAACAGCATGAGAACAATGACTACAAGGTCGAAATCCAATATAGTCGGGCTGTTACGAAAGAAGGAAATGTAAAGGCGCAGGAAGCCATTAAAGAGGTTTTTGAATTGCGCGACGAATGGTGGCGCGGTCTGGGAACCTTACCCAAGAGCGGCCTGGGCATCAACGAAAAATATGCTGCATTCGATGCTGAGCGCATGATTCCTGTGGAAATAGAGCCCACGCGCGAAGACAAAGGCTGCATCTGCGGCGAAATTCTGAAAGGACTTAAAAAACCGAACGACTGCAAATTGTTCGGAACGGCCTGTACAACATCAAACCCGGTAGGTGCCTGCATGGTTTCGCACGAAGGCGCCTGCAATGCTTACTTCAGATTCAACAAATAA
- a CDS encoding carbamoyltransferase HypF — translation MNTFLIHIKGLVQGVGFRPFIFRVASEFNLNGEVENRNDGVFIKINCDENSLNNFIQTVRNTAPPASSIESIEFVQTEFINFSDFQIVKSNTVSNRVTEVSPDIAVCDNCLRDMKTQPNRINYPFINCTNCGPRFTIIQDLPYDRDKTTMREFIMCDDCRKEYTDVRDRRFHAQPVACSVCGPEYTLHYDGKTIKGISEILNELGKLFHEKKIIAIKGIGGFFLACDALDEEAVQRLRKLKNREGKPFAVMFSSLQKLKEYAHVDAEEEKSLTSLKRPIVLLTSKKELAPSVCVGFGTVGSMLPYMPLHYLLFEKTNLEAIVLTSGNISDEPIITDNSDALNILTKVADAVVTYNRDIYNRADDSVVTVVNEKERVSRRSRGYAPSPVNLKLNVDGILATGAELVNCFAIGKHDQAILSQHIGDLKNMETYAFYCESLERYKQLFRFEPQMVVSDLHPDYLSTRYAAESRLPHVKVQHHHAHIASCMAENGLNETVIGISFDGTGLGDDNNIWGGEFLICDLNKYKRFSHFGYIPMPGGDKVTDEPWRMAVSYLYRFFGDDFRNKNLPFLSNIKPDTIGMLCQAIDKKINTPLTSSSGRLFDAVAALINLCPVSQFHAEAPMRLESVIDKSVEAFYPFDIKNEISFEPTFRAILHDMEKEVSVSVISAKFHNMLIAAVIEMAIRMKKECGSNKVVLSGGTFQNKYLLGNLERKLASKGFDVISHHRIPTNDGGIALGQLVIAAAQKSK, via the coding sequence TTGAATACCTTTCTCATCCATATCAAAGGCCTGGTGCAGGGCGTCGGTTTCCGGCCCTTCATATTTCGTGTTGCATCAGAATTTAATTTGAATGGCGAAGTCGAAAACCGTAACGACGGCGTTTTTATCAAAATCAACTGCGATGAAAACTCCTTGAATAATTTTATTCAGACTGTCCGAAATACCGCGCCCCCGGCCTCTTCCATCGAATCTATTGAATTCGTTCAGACTGAATTTATTAATTTTTCTGATTTTCAGATTGTAAAAAGCAATACGGTTTCAAATCGTGTAACTGAAGTCAGTCCTGATATTGCTGTGTGTGACAATTGTCTGCGAGACATGAAAACACAGCCGAATCGAATTAACTATCCTTTCATTAACTGCACCAACTGCGGGCCGCGCTTCACCATCATCCAAGACCTTCCGTACGATCGCGACAAAACCACGATGCGTGAATTCATTATGTGCGACGACTGCCGCAAAGAATACACCGATGTGCGCGACCGTCGGTTTCACGCACAGCCCGTGGCTTGCTCGGTGTGCGGACCTGAATACACACTGCATTACGATGGCAAAACAATAAAAGGAATTTCAGAAATTCTGAATGAGTTGGGAAAACTTTTTCACGAAAAAAAAATAATAGCTATAAAAGGAATTGGCGGCTTCTTCCTGGCTTGCGATGCGCTCGACGAAGAAGCTGTACAGCGACTGCGAAAGCTGAAAAACAGAGAAGGAAAACCATTTGCCGTAATGTTTTCGTCGCTGCAAAAACTAAAGGAATACGCGCATGTAGATGCAGAGGAAGAAAAGTCGCTGACATCGCTCAAACGCCCGATTGTACTACTAACCAGTAAAAAGGAACTGGCTCCTTCGGTCTGTGTGGGATTCGGAACGGTAGGATCCATGCTGCCTTACATGCCCTTGCATTATTTATTGTTCGAAAAAACAAATCTCGAAGCCATTGTACTCACCAGCGGCAATATTTCCGACGAGCCGATTATTACTGATAATTCCGACGCGCTGAATATTCTCACAAAAGTGGCTGATGCTGTAGTGACCTATAACCGCGATATTTACAACCGCGCCGACGATTCGGTGGTTACAGTTGTCAATGAGAAAGAGCGTGTAAGCCGCCGTTCGCGCGGGTATGCACCATCACCGGTAAATCTGAAACTGAATGTCGATGGCATTCTGGCCACAGGAGCCGAACTGGTGAATTGCTTTGCGATTGGCAAACACGATCAGGCCATACTGAGTCAGCATATCGGTGATTTGAAAAACATGGAAACTTACGCGTTTTATTGCGAAAGCCTAGAACGCTACAAACAACTTTTCCGTTTCGAGCCACAGATGGTTGTTAGCGATCTGCATCCCGATTATCTTTCGACGCGCTATGCCGCTGAAAGCAGACTCCCGCATGTAAAAGTGCAGCATCATCATGCACACATTGCCTCATGCATGGCGGAAAATGGGCTGAATGAAACCGTGATTGGCATTAGCTTCGACGGTACTGGTCTTGGCGACGACAACAATATATGGGGCGGCGAATTTCTGATCTGCGATTTAAATAAATACAAAAGATTCAGCCATTTCGGGTATATTCCAATGCCAGGCGGAGACAAGGTTACAGATGAACCATGGCGTATGGCGGTCTCTTATCTTTATCGTTTTTTTGGCGATGATTTCAGAAATAAAAATCTGCCTTTCCTGAGCAATATTAAACCCGATACAATCGGAATGCTCTGTCAGGCCATCGATAAAAAAATAAACACACCGCTCACATCCAGCTCCGGACGGCTGTTTGATGCAGTTGCTGCGCTGATCAATCTTTGTCCGGTGAGTCAGTTTCACGCCGAAGCTCCTATGCGTCTCGAATCAGTGATTGATAAAAGTGTTGAAGCGTTTTACCCATTTGATATTAAAAACGAAATCAGCTTCGAACCAACATTCAGAGCCATTCTTCACGATATGGAAAAAGAGGTTTCTGTTTCGGTGATTTCTGCAAAATTCCACAACATGCTGATTGCAGCTGTAATTGAAATGGCCATCCGGATGAAAAAAGAATGCGGCTCCAATAAAGTTGTTTTATCAGGTGGGACTTTTCAGAATAAATATCTGCTGGGAAATCTTGAAAGAAAACTTGCCAGCAAAGGGTTTGACGTAATTTCGCACCACCGAATCCCCACCAACGACGGTGGCATTGCGCTGGGACAGCTGGTGATTGCGGCAGCACAAAAATCAAAGTAA